The Bradyrhizobium ottawaense genome window below encodes:
- a CDS encoding TRAP transporter large permease produces the protein MSTDAVAVIGFVSLFVLMLLRVPVGMAMGLVGVSGFAYLVNGTAALKLVGQTSMRTVTDYTFGVIPMFLLMGSFVSNSGMSRELFRAANGFVGHLRGGLGIATVGACGGFAAICGSSVATAATFSAVAYPEMRRFGYPQSFATGVIAAGGTLGAMLPPSTVLAVYGIITEQDIGKLFIAGIIPGLLAMSMYMITIFLIGYFRPDFLPKGKVTPWRERFAGLKEIWAPALLFIFVIGGLYGLPYLPRFTPTEAGGVGAAGAFIIGVLTGRLDREKILASLLQATRTAAAVFTVLIGALIFGYFLTVTQTPQKVTEFLTGLGLGSYGVLALIMVMYLVLGCLMDAMAMIILTVPIIFPVITHLGFDPIWFGVIIVMTVELGLIHPPVGMNVFVIKSVVKDVSFSTIFKGVIPFVVTDLIRLVILIAFPLLATWLPTRMMAN, from the coding sequence ATGAGCACCGATGCCGTCGCCGTAATCGGCTTCGTTTCCCTGTTTGTCCTGATGCTGCTGCGCGTGCCCGTCGGCATGGCCATGGGCCTCGTCGGCGTGTCCGGTTTCGCCTATCTCGTCAACGGGACGGCCGCCCTGAAGCTGGTCGGCCAGACCTCGATGCGCACGGTCACCGACTACACCTTCGGCGTCATCCCGATGTTCCTGCTGATGGGTTCGTTCGTGTCCAATTCCGGCATGAGCCGCGAGCTGTTCCGCGCCGCCAACGGTTTCGTCGGGCATTTGCGCGGCGGCCTCGGCATCGCCACCGTCGGCGCCTGCGGCGGCTTTGCCGCGATCTGCGGCTCGTCGGTTGCGACCGCCGCGACCTTCTCGGCCGTCGCCTATCCCGAGATGCGCCGTTTCGGCTATCCGCAATCGTTCGCCACCGGCGTGATCGCGGCGGGCGGCACGCTGGGCGCGATGCTGCCGCCCTCCACGGTGCTCGCCGTCTACGGCATCATCACCGAGCAGGACATCGGAAAGCTCTTCATCGCCGGCATCATCCCGGGCCTGCTGGCGATGAGCATGTACATGATCACGATCTTCCTGATCGGCTATTTCCGTCCCGACTTCCTGCCCAAGGGCAAGGTGACGCCGTGGCGCGAGCGCTTTGCCGGCCTGAAGGAGATCTGGGCGCCGGCGCTGCTGTTCATCTTCGTGATCGGCGGCCTCTACGGCCTGCCCTATTTGCCGCGCTTCACGCCGACGGAGGCGGGCGGCGTCGGCGCCGCCGGCGCGTTCATCATCGGCGTGCTGACGGGCCGCCTCGACCGCGAGAAGATCCTGGCCTCGCTGCTCCAGGCGACGCGCACCGCGGCCGCCGTCTTCACCGTGCTGATCGGCGCGCTGATCTTCGGCTATTTCCTCACGGTGACGCAGACGCCGCAGAAAGTGACCGAATTCCTCACCGGCCTCGGTCTCGGCAGCTACGGCGTGCTGGCGCTGATCATGGTGATGTATCTCGTGCTCGGCTGCCTGATGGACGCCATGGCGATGATCATCCTCACCGTGCCGATCATCTTCCCCGTCATCACGCATCTCGGCTTCGACCCGATCTGGTTCGGCGTCATCATCGTCATGACCGTCGAGCTCGGCCTGATCCACCCGCCTGTCGGCATGAACGTCTTCGTCATCAAGAGCGTGGTGAAGGACGTCTCCTTCTCCACGATCTTCAAGGGCGTGATTCCGTTCGTGGTCACCGACCTGATCCGCCTCGTGATCCTGATCGCCTTCCCGCTGCTGGCGACCTGGCTGCCGACGCGGATGATGGCGAATTGA
- a CDS encoding DUF3237 domain-containing protein: MTTPTLETKYVFTITAKIGEVVTAGETGIGVRRIIPIIGGEVTGAISGKVLPFGADFQTIRPNELIDLEAKYAFETDDGAVVYVENKGMRFGPVELLQKLKRGEPVDPELIYFRTVPRFETGHENYRWLMQHIFVGSAARHADRVVIDVHQVM, from the coding sequence ATGACGACACCGACGCTCGAGACGAAGTACGTCTTCACCATCACCGCCAAAATCGGCGAGGTCGTCACCGCCGGCGAGACCGGCATCGGTGTTCGCCGCATCATCCCGATCATCGGCGGTGAGGTCACGGGCGCGATATCAGGCAAGGTGCTGCCGTTCGGGGCCGACTTCCAGACCATCCGCCCCAACGAGCTGATCGACCTGGAGGCGAAGTACGCCTTCGAGACCGACGACGGCGCCGTTGTCTATGTCGAGAACAAGGGCATGCGCTTCGGACCGGTCGAGCTGCTGCAGAAGCTCAAGCGCGGCGAGCCGGTCGATCCCGAGCTGATCTATTTCCGCACCGTGCCGCGGTTCGAGACCGGGCACGAGAACTATCGCTGGCTGATGCAGCACATTTTCGTCGGCTCAGCCGCGCGCCATGCGGATCGCGTCGTGATCGACGTGCATCAGGTGATGTGA
- a CDS encoding crotonase/enoyl-CoA hydratase family protein: MTQGNAGTADAGASGLLRIERADRVLTVGLNRPAKRNALNDGIILEIGECFASLPEDIGAVVIHGIGDHFSSGLDLSELTEHDATGGLLHSQMWHRVFDRIQYSRVPVIAALKGAVIGGGLELACSAHIRVAEPSTYFALPEGQRGIFVGGGGSVRLPRLIGVARMMDMMLTGRVYSATEGASYGFAQYVTEAGNGLGKAMELATKVASNAPLTNFAVLQALPMIAEANPQTGLLMESLMATVAQSDKEAKRRIREFLEHKTAKVKPKS, from the coding sequence ATGACACAGGGAAACGCCGGAACCGCTGACGCGGGCGCCTCCGGGCTACTCCGGATCGAGAGGGCGGACCGGGTTCTGACCGTGGGTCTGAACCGGCCGGCCAAGCGCAATGCGCTCAACGACGGCATCATCCTGGAAATCGGCGAGTGTTTTGCGTCCCTGCCCGAGGATATCGGCGCGGTCGTCATCCACGGCATCGGCGACCATTTCTCCAGCGGCCTCGACCTCTCCGAGCTGACCGAGCATGACGCGACCGGCGGCCTGCTGCATTCCCAGATGTGGCACCGGGTGTTCGACCGCATCCAGTACAGCCGGGTCCCCGTGATCGCGGCGCTGAAGGGCGCCGTGATCGGCGGCGGGCTGGAGCTTGCCTGCTCGGCGCATATCCGCGTCGCCGAGCCCTCGACCTATTTCGCGCTTCCGGAGGGACAGCGCGGCATCTTCGTCGGCGGCGGCGGCTCGGTGCGGCTGCCACGATTGATCGGCGTCGCCAGGATGATGGACATGATGCTGACGGGCCGCGTCTACAGCGCGACCGAAGGCGCCTCCTACGGCTTCGCGCAATATGTCACGGAGGCCGGCAACGGGCTCGGCAAGGCGATGGAGCTTGCGACCAAGGTCGCCTCCAACGCGCCGCTGACGAATTTCGCCGTTCTCCAGGCGCTGCCGATGATCGCGGAGGCCAATCCGCAGACCGGCCTGCTGATGGAATCGCTGATGGCGACCGTCGCGCAGAGCGACAAAGAGGCAAAGCGCAGGATCCGCGAATTCCTCGAACACAAGACCGCAAAGGTAAAGCCCAAGTCATGA
- a CDS encoding feruloyl-CoA synthase — translation MSAQPSSSSMERGASTFPLRPISFGDPVVDIERRDDGTIYLRPKQALGDYPVRLTDRLHHWASTTPDRVFMAEREGGRGWRKITYAELLVASRHIASGLIARGLSAERPVVILSGNSIDHALLAFGAFYAGIPFCPVSPAYSLVSKDYGKLSYLMKLLTPGLVFAEDADKFADALAANVSLGTEIAASYGEVPGRDVTLLADLMATPIRSDLDDVHGKIGPDTIAKFLLTSGSTGNPKAVINTQRMICANQVMLRETLAFLKDEPPVIIDWLPWNHTFGGNHNIGLTLYNGGSMYLDAGKPMPGGIEETVRNLQEISPTVYFNVPKGYESLLPYLRDDQGLRAKFFDRLHAMFFSGAALSPFIWNSLDELAVKEKGYRVPMLTGLGATETAPFFMSVNPRTSRSGHVGLPVSGNDAKLVPNNGKLEVRAKGPNVMPGYWRQPDISAKSFDEEGFYMMGDALKPADPDDLNAGFDFDGRVGEDFKLASGTWVSVGPLRARLTAACAPLVRDVVIAGINRDEVSALVVLDLDGCRLINPTLPTDDLVVATRDRLVREAFRERLTRFLSQATGSSTRITRAILMDAPLSIDKGEVTDKGSINQRAVLEHRTELIEELYAANPSDRVISVG, via the coding sequence ATGAGCGCGCAGCCGTCCTCTTCCAGCATGGAGCGCGGCGCGAGCACTTTCCCGCTGCGGCCCATTTCATTCGGCGATCCCGTCGTCGACATCGAACGCCGCGACGACGGCACGATCTACCTGCGGCCGAAACAGGCGCTCGGCGACTATCCCGTTCGCCTCACCGACCGCCTGCATCACTGGGCCAGCACCACGCCCGACCGCGTCTTCATGGCCGAGCGCGAAGGCGGCCGCGGCTGGCGCAAGATCACTTACGCCGAGCTGCTGGTCGCGAGCCGTCACATTGCGTCCGGCCTGATTGCGCGCGGCCTGTCGGCGGAGCGGCCGGTCGTCATCCTCTCCGGCAATTCGATCGACCACGCATTGCTGGCGTTCGGCGCGTTCTATGCCGGTATTCCGTTCTGCCCGGTGTCGCCGGCCTACTCGCTGGTGTCGAAGGATTACGGCAAGCTTTCTTACCTGATGAAGCTGCTGACGCCCGGCCTTGTCTTCGCCGAGGATGCCGACAAGTTCGCCGATGCGCTTGCCGCCAACGTCTCGCTCGGGACCGAGATCGCCGCGTCCTACGGCGAGGTGCCAGGCCGCGACGTCACCCTGCTCGCCGACCTCATGGCAACGCCGATCCGCAGCGATCTCGACGATGTCCACGGCAAGATCGGCCCCGACACGATCGCGAAATTCCTGCTGACCTCGGGCTCGACCGGCAATCCCAAGGCCGTCATCAACACCCAGCGCATGATCTGCGCCAACCAGGTAATGCTGCGCGAGACGCTCGCCTTCCTCAAGGACGAGCCGCCCGTCATCATCGACTGGCTGCCCTGGAATCACACCTTCGGCGGCAACCACAATATCGGCCTGACGCTCTATAACGGCGGCTCGATGTATCTGGACGCCGGCAAGCCGATGCCCGGCGGCATCGAGGAGACCGTGCGCAATCTCCAGGAGATTTCGCCGACGGTCTATTTCAACGTGCCCAAGGGCTATGAATCGCTGCTGCCTTATTTGCGCGACGACCAGGGCCTGCGCGCAAAGTTCTTCGACCGGCTGCACGCGATGTTCTTCTCCGGCGCCGCGCTGTCGCCATTCATCTGGAACAGCCTCGACGAGCTCGCGGTGAAGGAAAAAGGTTATCGGGTTCCGATGCTGACCGGGCTCGGTGCGACCGAGACCGCGCCGTTCTTCATGTCGGTCAATCCGCGCACCAGCCGCTCCGGCCATGTCGGCCTGCCTGTTTCGGGCAACGACGCAAAACTGGTGCCGAACAACGGCAAGCTGGAAGTGCGCGCCAAGGGGCCGAACGTCATGCCCGGCTACTGGCGCCAGCCCGACATCAGCGCAAAATCCTTCGACGAGGAGGGATTTTACATGATGGGTGATGCGCTCAAGCCCGCCGATCCCGATGATCTCAACGCAGGCTTCGATTTCGACGGCCGTGTCGGTGAAGACTTCAAGCTCGCCAGCGGCACCTGGGTCAGCGTCGGCCCGCTGCGCGCGCGCCTCACGGCCGCCTGCGCCCCGCTGGTGCGCGACGTCGTCATCGCCGGCATCAATCGTGACGAGGTCTCGGCGCTGGTCGTGCTCGACCTCGACGGCTGCCGGCTGATCAATCCGACGCTGCCGACCGACGATCTCGTCGTCGCAACGCGCGACCGGCTGGTGCGCGAGGCTTTTCGCGAGCGCCTGACCCGTTTCCTCAGCCAAGCCACGGGTTCCTCGACCCGGATCACGCGCGCGATCCTGATGGACGCGCCGCTCTCGATCGACAAGGGCGAAGTCACCGACAAGGGTTCGATCAACCAGCGCGCCGTGCTCGAGCACCGCACCGAATTGATCGAGGAGCTCTACGCTGCCAATCCGTCGGACCGTGTGATATCGGTCGGCTAA
- a CDS encoding SDR family NAD(P)-dependent oxidoreductase has translation MLLKDQAAIVTGGASGLGAATARKLAAQGAKVAVCDLNAKLAETVAAEIKGVAITCDVSDAASAEAAIAQATKALGAPRVLVNCAGIGVAKRVVGRDGPMALADFDKVIKVNLIGTFNMLRLAATEMSKLEPQATGERGVIINTASVAAYDGQIGQSAYSASKGGIVGMTLPIARELAQFGVRVLTIAPGLFLTPLLANLPQEAQDSLAAAIPFPRRLGHADEFAALALHMVENSYLNGEVVRLDGSLRMAPK, from the coding sequence ATGTTGTTGAAAGATCAGGCAGCCATCGTCACCGGCGGCGCATCGGGGCTTGGCGCCGCCACCGCGCGAAAACTTGCGGCGCAGGGCGCCAAGGTCGCGGTCTGCGATCTCAATGCCAAGCTCGCCGAGACCGTTGCCGCCGAGATCAAGGGCGTGGCGATTACCTGCGACGTCTCCGACGCCGCTTCCGCTGAAGCTGCGATCGCGCAGGCGACCAAGGCTCTTGGCGCGCCGCGCGTGCTGGTCAATTGCGCCGGCATCGGCGTTGCCAAGCGCGTCGTCGGCCGCGACGGCCCGATGGCGCTCGCCGATTTCGACAAGGTGATCAAGGTCAATCTGATCGGCACCTTCAACATGCTGCGCCTGGCCGCCACCGAGATGTCCAAGCTGGAGCCGCAGGCGACCGGCGAGCGCGGTGTCATCATCAACACGGCCTCCGTTGCCGCTTATGACGGCCAGATCGGTCAGTCCGCCTATTCGGCTTCCAAGGGCGGCATCGTCGGCATGACGCTGCCGATCGCGCGCGAGCTGGCGCAGTTCGGCGTCCGCGTGCTGACCATCGCGCCCGGCCTGTTCCTGACCCCGCTGCTCGCGAACCTGCCGCAGGAAGCCCAGGACTCGCTCGCCGCCGCGATCCCCTTCCCGCGCCGGCTCGGCCATGCCGACGAGTTCGCCGCGCTCGCGCTGCACATGGTCGAGAACTCCTACCTGAACGGCGAAGTGGTGCGCCTCGACGGCTCGCTGCGCATGGCACCGAAATAA
- a CDS encoding acyl-CoA thioesterase: protein MFVNRRDVQIQWGDCDPANIVYYPRYFAMFDDSTSTLFEVAGFSKQDLVRKYGLVGIPMVDTRSKFYIPSTYGDWITIETKIESIKRSSFEVKHNVYKGDALAIEGFETRVLVGRDPVNPDKLKSAPFPAEMVAKFTGS from the coding sequence ATGTTCGTGAACCGGCGCGACGTACAGATCCAGTGGGGCGATTGCGACCCCGCCAACATCGTCTACTACCCGCGCTATTTCGCGATGTTCGACGATTCGACCTCGACCCTGTTCGAGGTCGCCGGATTCTCCAAGCAGGATCTGGTCCGCAAATACGGCCTGGTGGGCATCCCCATGGTCGACACGCGGTCCAAGTTCTACATCCCCTCGACCTATGGCGACTGGATCACCATCGAGACGAAGATCGAGAGCATCAAGCGTTCGAGCTTCGAGGTGAAGCACAACGTCTACAAGGGTGACGCGCTGGCGATCGAGGGTTTTGAGACCCGCGTCCTGGTCGGTCGCGATCCCGTTAACCCCGACAAGCTGAAATCGGCACCGTTCCCGGCGGAAATGGTAGCCAAATTCACGGGGAGTTAA
- a CDS encoding ABC transporter substrate-binding protein codes for MKRFYLTAAITAATLALPALPALAQTSEITIGITTTTTGPGAALGIPERNALEFVPKEIGGVPLKVIVLDDGGDPTTATTNARRFVTESKADIIMGSALTPPTIAVSNVANEAGIPHFGLAPFPITPERMKWSVAMPQPIPIVGKVLYEHMKSKGVKTLGYIGYSDSYGDLWFNDLKAQAVPMGMTIVDEERFARPDTSVTGQVLKLVAANPDAILVGASGTAAALPQTELRERGYQGLIYQTHGAASMDFIRIAGKAAEGVLMASGPVMDPEDQPDEAATKKPGLALNAAYEAKYGPNSRSQFAGHSYDAFEILKRIIPTALKTAKPGTPEFREAIRQALLTEKELAASQGVYNFTEKDRYGLDDRSRILLTVKNGKYSLVK; via the coding sequence ATGAAACGCTTTTACTTGACCGCCGCCATCACCGCGGCGACGCTTGCCCTGCCGGCGCTGCCCGCGCTGGCCCAGACCAGCGAAATCACCATCGGCATCACCACCACCACGACCGGCCCCGGCGCCGCGCTCGGCATTCCCGAGCGGAACGCGCTGGAATTCGTGCCGAAGGAAATCGGCGGCGTGCCGCTGAAGGTGATCGTGCTCGACGACGGCGGCGATCCCACCACCGCGACCACCAACGCCCGCCGCTTCGTGACCGAATCCAAGGCCGACATCATCATGGGCTCGGCGCTGACGCCGCCGACGATCGCGGTCTCCAACGTCGCCAACGAAGCCGGCATTCCGCATTTCGGCCTGGCGCCCTTCCCGATCACGCCCGAGCGCATGAAGTGGTCGGTGGCGATGCCGCAGCCGATCCCGATCGTGGGCAAGGTGCTGTACGAGCACATGAAGAGCAAGGGCGTGAAGACGCTCGGCTATATCGGCTATTCCGACTCCTATGGCGATCTCTGGTTCAACGACCTCAAAGCCCAGGCCGTGCCGATGGGCATGACCATCGTCGACGAGGAGCGCTTCGCCCGTCCCGATACGTCGGTGACCGGACAGGTGCTGAAGCTGGTCGCCGCCAACCCGGATGCGATCCTGGTCGGCGCGTCGGGCACCGCGGCCGCGCTGCCGCAGACCGAGTTGCGCGAACGCGGCTATCAGGGCCTGATCTACCAGACCCACGGCGCCGCCAGCATGGACTTCATCCGCATCGCCGGCAAAGCGGCCGAAGGCGTGCTGATGGCGTCGGGTCCGGTGATGGACCCCGAGGATCAGCCGGACGAAGCCGCCACCAAGAAGCCGGGTCTCGCGCTCAACGCCGCGTATGAGGCAAAGTACGGCCCGAACAGCCGCAGCCAGTTCGCTGGCCATTCCTACGACGCCTTTGAGATCCTCAAGCGCATCATCCCGACCGCGCTGAAGACCGCAAAACCCGGTACGCCGGAATTCCGCGAAGCGATCCGCCAGGCCTTGCTGACGGAGAAGGAGCTGGCGGCGAGCCAGGGCGTCTACAACTTCACCGAAAAGGACCGCTACGGCCTCGACGACCGCTCGCGCATCCTGCTGACGGTGAAGAACGGCAAGTACTCGCTGGTGAAATAG
- a CDS encoding glutathione S-transferase family protein: MITLYGFGTGFGLPEISPFVTKTEVQLKMAGLPYRKERAMPPASPKGQLPFIDDGGEAVADSTFIRAHIERRYGFDFDAGLSLTDRAQAWAFERMIEHHIYWGLVGARWVDPVNFAKGPAHFFDGAPEHNREKLREDAQFRVAENYLLSGLGRHGPDDDVELAVRSLFALSVQLGDKSYLMGNKPCGVDATAFGMLAGILSPFFESALRERAEGFPNLTAYVDRMMDNYYPEFAWTPLRQAA, translated from the coding sequence ATGATCACGCTCTACGGATTTGGCACCGGCTTCGGCCTGCCGGAAATCAGCCCCTTCGTCACCAAGACGGAGGTGCAGCTCAAGATGGCGGGACTGCCTTACCGGAAGGAGCGGGCAATGCCGCCCGCCTCGCCCAAGGGGCAGCTGCCCTTCATCGACGATGGCGGCGAGGCGGTGGCCGATTCCACCTTCATCCGCGCCCATATCGAGCGCCGATACGGCTTTGATTTCGATGCCGGGCTGTCGCTGACCGACCGCGCGCAGGCCTGGGCGTTCGAACGGATGATCGAGCACCACATCTACTGGGGGCTGGTCGGGGCGCGCTGGGTCGATCCGGTCAATTTCGCCAAGGGGCCTGCGCATTTCTTCGACGGCGCACCGGAGCACAACCGCGAGAAACTGCGCGAGGATGCGCAATTCCGCGTCGCCGAGAACTATCTGCTCTCGGGCCTCGGCCGCCATGGGCCCGATGACGATGTCGAGCTCGCTGTGCGCTCGCTGTTCGCGCTCTCGGTGCAGCTCGGCGACAAATCCTATCTGATGGGCAACAAGCCCTGCGGCGTCGACGCCACCGCCTTCGGTATGCTCGCCGGCATCCTCTCGCCGTTCTTCGAATCGGCCCTGCGCGAGCGCGCCGAGGGCTTTCCGAACCTCACCGCTTATGTCGATCGCATGATGGACAACTACTACCCCGAATTCGCCTGGACCCCGCTGCGGCAGGCGGCTTGA